In a single window of the Bacillus mycoides genome:
- a CDS encoding erythromycin esterase family protein: MNKKRIIAMVSTALLVTGCGEVGNAQTVAVENSGQSIQKNIVKSIQSQAYPLKTIEPSKSFEDLKPLKKMIGSAQYVGLGENTHGSSEIFTMKFRLVKYLVTEMGFTNFGMEEDWGNGLKLNEYIQTGKGNPREFLNLLYPTDEIIAMIEWMKDYNANPSNKKKIQFIGLDLKTLDQSVFNKVIDYVKLHRPDLLAEVEENYKELSSFTGSVQEYMTLAPEMKKKFKANAEKVAQLLKDDNGQANTEIVSSEYIWVKATANAIEKFTTMLLPNDYPSMIKLHEQYMADQAMWAQETLGGKTMVWGHNIHIATGIIDEKLYPYAAGQFLKERLENNYVTIGSTTTEGKFTLYSEYNPSTGGKIATDTIPQDVNSFNYTLGKVPYQMFLLDNRHLKGQADKWVREKRPLLSIGGQLLPNGSLYFDTSLREQFDIIFHIRKTSPSHIK; encoded by the coding sequence AGGATGTGGAGAAGTAGGAAACGCTCAAACAGTAGCAGTCGAAAATTCAGGTCAATCAATCCAAAAAAATATAGTTAAATCAATACAATCACAGGCTTACCCATTAAAAACGATAGAACCGTCAAAATCATTTGAGGATTTAAAACCACTTAAGAAAATGATTGGGAGTGCACAATATGTAGGATTAGGAGAGAATACTCATGGAAGCTCTGAAATTTTCACCATGAAATTTCGCCTTGTGAAATATTTGGTTACTGAGATGGGTTTTACGAATTTTGGAATGGAAGAAGATTGGGGAAACGGCTTAAAACTAAATGAATATATCCAAACAGGAAAAGGAAACCCTAGGGAATTTTTAAACTTGTTATATCCTACTGATGAAATTATTGCCATGATTGAATGGATGAAGGATTATAATGCTAATCCTTCCAATAAAAAAAAGATCCAATTTATTGGACTAGACTTAAAGACGCTGGACCAAAGTGTCTTTAATAAAGTAATTGATTATGTAAAGCTGCATCGACCAGATTTGCTAGCAGAAGTAGAAGAAAATTATAAAGAACTGTCATCTTTCACTGGAAGTGTACAGGAATACATGACGCTTGCTCCTGAAATGAAAAAAAAGTTCAAGGCAAACGCTGAGAAAGTAGCCCAATTACTTAAAGATGATAATGGGCAGGCAAACACAGAAATAGTTTCATCCGAGTACATCTGGGTAAAAGCAACAGCGAATGCAATAGAGAAATTCACCACAATGCTGCTTCCTAATGACTATCCAAGTATGATAAAGCTACATGAGCAATACATGGCCGATCAAGCAATGTGGGCACAAGAGACATTGGGTGGTAAAACTATGGTATGGGGACACAATATTCATATAGCTACAGGAATTATCGATGAGAAATTATATCCTTATGCTGCGGGGCAGTTTTTGAAGGAACGTTTAGAGAATAATTATGTCACAATTGGTAGTACAACTACGGAGGGGAAATTCACATTATACAGCGAATATAATCCTTCCACCGGAGGTAAGATTGCAACGGATACTATTCCACAAGATGTAAATAGTTTCAATTATACCCTTGGAAAAGTCCCGTATCAAATGTTTTTGTTAGATAACCGTCACCTTAAAGGGCAAGCAGATAAATGGGTTAGAGAAAAAAGGCCATTACTGAGTATTGGGGGACAACTCCTCCCGAACGGTTCGTTATACTTTGATACTTCATTGCGTGAGCAATTTGATATTATTTTTCACATTCGAAAAACAAGTCCATCTCATATTAAATAA